The following are encoded in a window of Kitasatospora fiedleri genomic DNA:
- a CDS encoding flavin reductase family protein, with translation MSSYPPASAPLPGSLDLPPLPAEAPEADVHDPRALRGVLGRFPTGVTVLTAGGETPCGMTANSFTSVSLEPAQVLVCVVKSAAVHAAVLAEGAFAVSVLARDQEWVARHFADRRRPRGAREFDGIGHTRGRHTGAPVLNHVQAWLECRLADAHEGGDHTIFVGTVLGAGRSTGGDPLLYHGGAFARLAG, from the coding sequence ATGTCCTCCTACCCGCCCGCCTCCGCACCGCTGCCCGGCTCGCTCGACCTGCCCCCGCTGCCCGCGGAGGCGCCCGAGGCCGACGTCCACGACCCCCGGGCGCTGCGCGGGGTGCTGGGACGCTTCCCCACCGGGGTGACCGTGCTGACCGCCGGGGGCGAGACGCCGTGCGGCATGACGGCCAACTCCTTCACCTCCGTCTCGCTGGAACCGGCGCAGGTGCTGGTGTGCGTGGTGAAGTCGGCCGCGGTCCACGCGGCCGTGCTGGCCGAGGGGGCGTTCGCGGTCTCGGTGCTCGCCCGCGACCAGGAGTGGGTGGCCCGGCACTTCGCCGACCGCCGACGCCCGCGCGGCGCCCGGGAGTTCGACGGGATCGGCCACACCCGCGGCCGCCACACCGGGGCGCCCGTGCTCAACCACGTCCAGGCGTGGCTGGAGTGCCGCCTCGCCGACGCCCACGAGGGGGGTGACCACACCATCTTCGTCGGCACCGTCCTGGGCGCGGGCCGCTCCACCGGCGGCGACCCGCTGCTCTACCACGGCGGCGCCTTCGCCCGCCTCGCCGGCTGA